One region of Termitidicoccus mucosus genomic DNA includes:
- a CDS encoding polysaccharide lyase 6 family protein: MSKLRATRPAFASAACVPLRRVLAALAAAILAAASYAAPAPLPSPAALRKAVAAARPGDTLVLADGVYADAGAFKVTASGAEGRPVTIRAATPGGVTFTGAAQFRIEANHVVLAGFRFTDGGPSSNSGVIAVKASDVRITECSIIDYNRTSEPEKSMFWIALNGQRNRVDHCLFKGKTTVGVLLFVQRPTDAPDHAQIYRNVFRDIPRGTGNGFETIRIGTSHQSQSDSHSLVAENYFENCDGEIETISVKSGKNTVRDNTFVNCRGTITLRHGAGGTVTGNIFFVTDPKKTDCGGLRINDRDHVIENNYIAGVRTANKHLGGIVLMSSEGDGELPVHAHWRVQNNLIRRNTVLNCQQSFVYGGGEYGTPPLSSTFEQNLVAVTPDAAAGCAPLIRQIHPIATPAYRGEIYHGAPLGLEPVPAGIDTDADPKLAARTINGHTLYFATAVEAGARAEALKPLQESDVGPGVKESKSP; the protein is encoded by the coding sequence ATGAGCAAACTCCGCGCAACCCGCCCCGCATTTGCCTCCGCCGCCTGCGTCCCGCTCCGGCGCGTGCTGGCGGCGCTTGCGGCCGCGATATTGGCCGCCGCTTCGTATGCCGCTCCCGCGCCGTTGCCATCTCCCGCCGCGCTGCGCAAGGCCGTCGCCGCGGCCAGGCCCGGCGACACGCTCGTGCTCGCCGACGGCGTGTATGCGGACGCCGGTGCGTTCAAGGTCACCGCGAGCGGCGCCGAGGGCCGGCCCGTCACCATCCGCGCGGCCACGCCCGGCGGCGTCACCTTTACCGGCGCGGCGCAATTCCGCATCGAGGCAAACCACGTCGTGCTGGCCGGATTCCGCTTCACCGACGGCGGCCCGTCGAGCAACTCCGGCGTCATCGCCGTGAAAGCCAGCGACGTGCGCATCACCGAGTGCTCCATCATCGACTACAACCGGACATCCGAGCCCGAAAAAAGCATGTTTTGGATCGCGCTCAACGGACAGCGCAACCGCGTCGACCACTGCCTCTTCAAGGGCAAGACCACCGTCGGCGTGCTGCTTTTCGTGCAGCGACCGACCGATGCGCCCGACCACGCGCAAATCTACCGCAATGTCTTCCGCGACATTCCGCGCGGCACGGGCAACGGTTTCGAGACCATCCGCATCGGCACCAGCCACCAGTCGCAAAGCGACTCCCACTCGCTGGTCGCCGAAAACTATTTCGAGAACTGCGACGGCGAAATCGAAACCATCTCCGTCAAGTCGGGCAAAAATACCGTTCGCGACAACACCTTCGTCAACTGCCGCGGCACCATCACCCTGCGCCACGGCGCGGGCGGCACCGTGACCGGCAACATCTTTTTCGTCACCGATCCGAAGAAAACCGATTGCGGCGGCCTGCGTATCAACGACCGCGACCACGTCATAGAAAACAATTACATCGCCGGTGTCCGCACCGCCAACAAACACCTCGGCGGCATCGTCCTCATGTCGAGCGAGGGCGACGGCGAACTGCCCGTTCACGCCCACTGGCGCGTGCAAAACAACCTCATCCGCCGCAACACCGTCCTCAACTGCCAGCAGTCGTTCGTGTATGGCGGCGGTGAATACGGCACCCCGCCGCTCTCCTCCACCTTCGAGCAAAACCTCGTTGCCGTCACCCCGGATGCCGCCGCCGGGTGCGCGCCGCTCATCCGGCAGATCCATCCCATTGCGACGCCGGCCTACCGCGGCGAGATCTACCACGGCGCACCGCTCGGCCTCGAACCCGTGCCCGCCGGCATCGACACGGACGCCGACCCGAAACTGGCCGCCAGAACCATCAATGGCCACACCCTCTACTTCGCCACTGCCGTCGAAGCCGGAGCGCGCGCCGAGGCCCTCAAGCCGCTCCAGGAGTCCGACGTCGGTCCGGGCGTGAAAGAATCCAAATCCCCATGA
- a CDS encoding SDR family NAD(P)-dependent oxidoreductase produces the protein MNKELENKVALVTGGARDIGRSVSLKLAALGASVVVNYNSNSANADATVKAVADAGGKAVAVQADVSKPADIERLVQTALKTFGGKIDILVNVAGGLVARRPLAEIDEAFFDQVMGVNFKSTVLVTRAVVPHMPDGGVIVNFSSQAARDGGGPGASIYAASKAAVANFTRSLVKELGPRRIRANAVAPGMISTAFHDTFTKPEVRARVAGMTPLGREGSPDEVAELTAFLASPRSSFINGESVEINGGIFFA, from the coding sequence ATGAACAAAGAACTCGAAAACAAAGTCGCCCTCGTAACCGGCGGTGCCCGGGACATCGGGCGCTCCGTCTCCCTTAAACTCGCCGCGCTTGGTGCCTCGGTCGTCGTCAACTACAACAGCAATTCCGCCAACGCCGACGCCACCGTGAAGGCCGTCGCCGATGCCGGCGGCAAGGCCGTCGCCGTGCAGGCCGATGTGTCCAAACCCGCCGACATCGAGCGCCTCGTGCAGACCGCGCTCAAGACCTTCGGCGGCAAAATCGACATTCTCGTCAACGTCGCCGGCGGTCTCGTCGCGCGCAGGCCGCTCGCCGAAATCGACGAGGCGTTTTTCGACCAGGTGATGGGCGTGAACTTCAAGAGCACCGTGCTCGTCACCCGCGCCGTCGTCCCGCACATGCCCGATGGCGGCGTCATCGTGAATTTCAGCTCGCAGGCCGCGCGCGACGGCGGCGGGCCCGGCGCGAGCATCTACGCCGCGTCCAAGGCCGCCGTGGCCAACTTCACCCGCTCGCTCGTGAAGGAACTCGGCCCGCGCCGCATCCGCGCCAACGCCGTCGCGCCCGGCATGATTTCCACCGCGTTCCACGACACCTTCACGAAGCCCGAGGTGCGCGCGCGTGTCGCCGGCATGACCCCGCTCGGACGCGAAGGCTCGCCCGACGAGGTCGCCGAGTTGACCGCGTTTCTCGCCTCGCCGCGCTCCTCGTTCATCAACGGCGAGTCCGTCGAAATCAACGGCGGCATCTTCTTCGCCTGA